From the genome of Gracilimonas sp., one region includes:
- the bamD gene encoding outer membrane protein assembly factor BamD translates to MRSKLLVVFAFLFMFSACKNDRLIKRGDSVEVAYQKAMAFYEEGDYGEAANAFDTVTRVARGTEYGQDAQYYLAESYYKDRQYLLAASEYDRYVSYFPQDERRPEIEFKSAMCFYKLSPRYKLDQAQTRKAIDRFRLFNNRYPDHERVQEAAARIDELREKLAHKSYEAARFYVRTEQYRAATIYLDKTIDQYPESKWAERALVDQIQTYIDYADNSVANKQAERYSKAIENYEKFLQLFPESKLREEVENYHDEAVQKLAEVQKRDSNQDEVADSGQG, encoded by the coding sequence ATGCGCAGTAAACTTTTAGTAGTATTTGCTTTTTTATTCATGTTTTCGGCTTGTAAAAATGACCGTCTCATCAAAAGAGGAGACTCTGTTGAAGTGGCTTATCAAAAAGCCATGGCGTTTTATGAAGAAGGGGACTATGGCGAGGCTGCAAATGCTTTTGATACGGTTACCAGAGTAGCAAGAGGAACAGAGTATGGCCAAGATGCCCAATATTATCTTGCCGAAAGTTATTATAAAGACCGTCAATACCTTCTGGCTGCCTCTGAATATGACCGGTATGTGAGCTATTTTCCACAAGACGAGCGCCGCCCTGAGATTGAATTTAAATCAGCGATGTGCTTTTACAAGCTAAGCCCGAGATATAAGCTGGATCAGGCGCAAACCCGTAAAGCTATTGACCGGTTCCGTTTATTCAATAACCGCTATCCAGACCATGAAAGAGTTCAGGAAGCTGCAGCTCGAATCGACGAATTAAGAGAAAAACTGGCTCATAAGTCCTATGAAGCTGCTCGTTTTTACGTTCGGACTGAACAGTACAGAGCCGCTACTATTTATCTGGATAAAACCATTGATCAGTATCCAGAGTCTAAATGGGCTGAACGCGCATTGGTAGATCAGATTCAAACTTATATTGATTATGCTGATAATAGTGTAGCCAACAAGCAGGCAGAGCGATATAGTAAAGCAATAGAGAACTATGAAAAATTTCTTCAGCTTTTTCCTGAAAGTAAACTCCGGGAAGAAGTTGAAAACTACCATGATGAAGCAGTTCAGAAATTAGCCGAAGTCCAAAAGAGAGACAGTAACCAAGATGAAGTTGCTGATTCAGGGCAAGGCTAA
- a CDS encoding polyprenyl synthetase family protein — protein sequence MSNNNLQQKLLEKIERGLKDLDFPVHPKTLYEPYRYALSVGGKRIRPMLTILANGLCGGDLDDALPAALSIEILHNFTLVHDDIMDSADTRRGEPSVFKKWNENIAILSGDVMFADAFQKLNFYGHNDSYSKEEYVSIHDVFTRTVITVCEGQALDMEFVDRKDVDHNEYLEMIAGKTAALLSGALEMGAISAHASSQKREELAELGYEMGIAFQVQDDLLDAIADPEKFGKRPGGDIFEGKKTYLTILALERANDEQATLIKDTLDTENPAADRVDEVLDIMSNLGVLDDVAQEIDQHYQKALHLLNKFESSEYKQELEKLLIFLRNRDH from the coding sequence TTGAGCAACAACAACCTTCAGCAAAAATTACTGGAAAAGATTGAAAGGGGTTTAAAAGACCTTGATTTCCCGGTTCACCCAAAAACCCTTTATGAGCCATACCGTTATGCCTTATCGGTTGGAGGGAAGCGGATTCGCCCCATGCTTACTATACTTGCGAACGGGCTTTGCGGAGGGGATTTGGATGATGCACTTCCTGCCGCACTATCTATAGAGATTCTCCATAATTTTACGCTCGTACACGATGACATTATGGATAGCGCCGATACTCGACGTGGAGAACCCAGCGTATTCAAAAAATGGAATGAAAACATCGCGATTCTATCCGGAGATGTGATGTTTGCTGATGCATTTCAGAAACTTAATTTTTATGGACATAATGACTCTTACTCAAAAGAAGAATATGTTTCTATTCATGATGTTTTTACCCGGACTGTAATCACCGTTTGTGAAGGCCAGGCACTGGATATGGAGTTCGTTGATCGAAAAGATGTCGATCATAATGAATACCTTGAGATGATTGCAGGTAAAACGGCCGCGTTGCTTAGTGGAGCCCTCGAAATGGGAGCTATTTCAGCACATGCTTCATCACAGAAAAGGGAAGAGCTCGCTGAATTGGGCTATGAAATGGGTATTGCCTTCCAGGTACAGGATGATCTGCTGGATGCGATAGCTGATCCTGAGAAATTTGGAAAACGTCCTGGCGGAGATATTTTTGAAGGAAAGAAAACATATCTTACCATACTTGCGTTAGAACGTGCAAATGATGAACAGGCTACACTAATAAAAGATACATTAGACACTGAAAATCCGGCAGCTGATCGTGTAGATGAAGTGCTGGATATTATGTCAAATTTAGGTGTTCTTGATGATGTGGCTCAGGAAATAGATCAGCATTACCAAAAGGCATTACACCTACTCAATAAATTTGAATCTTCTGAATACAAACAAGAGCTTGAAAAACTTCTTATCTTCTTACGAAACCGTGACCACTAA
- the fni gene encoding type 2 isopentenyl-diphosphate Delta-isomerase: MTDIRDRKKDHVELTVTDGTQYNLSAGFERYRFIHNALPEVNINEVTTAADFLGHTFSFPLFISSMTGGYADAGPVNSIIAEFCEAENLPFGVGSQRAMLEDQSLTDTFSVVREKAPNAFICSNIGGAQLIGGLKPKKITQLIDSIKASAIIVHLNPLQELMQPEGDRNFKGILDGIEQLVKDTELPVIVKETGAGISEHTARRLLNVGIEVIDVAGAGGTSWAKVENFRSSNHSANHNFDEWGIPTVECIQQLSKLEWERSFEIIASGGIRSSFDIARSLCLGAHFSASAQPVIKAIKNGGYEGLEKLFNQWKQDLRTILILLGCTNVRDLNRSHVEEIK; encoded by the coding sequence ATGACAGACATCAGAGACCGAAAAAAAGACCACGTTGAGCTGACCGTTACTGACGGAACCCAATATAATCTATCTGCAGGATTCGAACGCTATCGCTTCATTCATAATGCATTACCTGAAGTTAATATCAACGAAGTAACAACTGCAGCAGATTTTTTGGGACATACTTTCAGTTTCCCACTATTCATTTCTTCGATGACCGGAGGATATGCTGATGCCGGACCTGTGAATTCAATAATTGCTGAATTTTGTGAGGCAGAGAATCTTCCTTTTGGAGTTGGGAGTCAGCGTGCGATGCTGGAAGATCAATCCCTGACAGATACCTTTTCTGTAGTTAGGGAAAAGGCTCCAAATGCTTTTATTTGTTCTAATATTGGTGGAGCTCAACTTATTGGTGGACTTAAACCTAAGAAGATCACCCAACTGATAGATTCAATCAAGGCTAGTGCCATAATTGTTCATTTGAATCCACTGCAAGAACTTATGCAACCTGAGGGAGATCGGAATTTTAAAGGGATTTTAGATGGCATAGAACAGCTGGTTAAAGACACCGAATTACCGGTTATTGTGAAAGAAACCGGAGCCGGAATTTCCGAACATACTGCTCGCAGATTATTAAATGTTGGGATCGAAGTAATTGACGTTGCAGGAGCCGGAGGCACCAGCTGGGCAAAAGTTGAGAATTTCAGATCGTCTAATCATAGTGCAAACCATAATTTTGATGAGTGGGGTATTCCCACTGTTGAATGCATACAACAGCTAAGCAAACTGGAATGGGAACGCAGTTTTGAAATCATTGCTTCTGGAGGCATTCGTTCTTCCTTTGATATTGCCAGGTCGCTGTGTCTGGGGGCTCATTTTTCAGCATCGGCACAACCTGTGATAAAAGCGATAAAAAATGGAGGATATGAAGGATTGGAAAAGCTTTTTAATCAATGGAAACAGGACTTAAGAACTATTTTAATCCTGTTGGGATGCACAAACGTGAGGGATTTAAATCGTTCGCATGTTGAGGAAATTAAGTAG